A genomic region of Clavibacter michiganensis subsp. insidiosus contains the following coding sequences:
- a CDS encoding cryptochrome/photolyase family protein encodes MERTRWILADQLGDHFDDGGRMLLIESRGLLARRPYHRAKAHLILSGIRHRARALGDRVEFHQVDHYRDVVAGRDDLEVIDPTSRGLRRLVAEIGAHVLPSRGFVTSEQEFAEWMAGRTSNRLVMEDFYRWSRARTGILMDGDDPVGGRWNYDHDNRERPPKGAASLGLPEPWWPEEDDIDAEVRADLDEWERKGLVRFVGEDGPRRFAVTPEEGRRAVDDFVASRLNDFGPFEDASLQGDWTMAHSLLSATMNMGVLDPADVIERIVAEHAAGRAPIQSVEGIVRQIMGWRDYVWHLYWAFEDDYTSQNRLDAHRGVPTALQELDASGIEAACLSHVVDKVRTHGWAHHIERLMILGNLALQRGYDPAAMNDWFIDSFVDGTPWVMPANVVGMALHADGGRMATKPYAGGGAYIDRMSDHCGGCPFDPKVRVGPTACPYTAGYWWFLDRNRERLRGNARMAQPLAGLGRLKDLPELVAQEDARRSL; translated from the coding sequence ATGGAGCGGACGCGATGGATCCTCGCCGACCAGCTGGGCGACCACTTCGACGACGGCGGGCGGATGCTCCTCATCGAGTCGCGGGGCCTGCTCGCCCGGCGGCCGTACCACCGGGCCAAGGCGCACCTCATCCTGTCGGGCATCCGGCACCGCGCGCGGGCGCTCGGCGACCGGGTCGAGTTCCACCAGGTGGACCACTACCGCGACGTCGTCGCGGGGCGGGACGACCTGGAGGTCATCGACCCCACCTCCCGGGGGCTCCGGCGCCTCGTCGCGGAGATCGGTGCCCACGTGCTGCCGAGCCGCGGCTTCGTCACGAGCGAGCAGGAGTTCGCGGAGTGGATGGCGGGTCGCACCTCGAACCGCCTCGTCATGGAGGACTTCTACCGGTGGTCCCGCGCGCGCACCGGCATCCTCATGGACGGCGACGACCCGGTCGGCGGCCGCTGGAACTACGACCACGACAACCGCGAGCGGCCGCCGAAGGGCGCCGCGAGCCTCGGCCTCCCCGAGCCGTGGTGGCCCGAGGAGGACGACATCGACGCCGAGGTCCGCGCCGACCTCGACGAGTGGGAGCGGAAGGGCCTCGTGCGCTTCGTGGGCGAGGACGGGCCGCGGCGCTTCGCCGTCACGCCGGAGGAGGGGCGCCGCGCGGTCGACGACTTCGTGGCGAGCCGCCTCAACGACTTCGGCCCGTTCGAGGACGCGTCGCTCCAGGGCGATTGGACCATGGCGCACTCGCTCCTGAGCGCCACCATGAACATGGGCGTGCTGGATCCGGCGGACGTCATCGAGCGCATCGTCGCGGAGCACGCGGCCGGCCGCGCGCCCATCCAGAGCGTCGAGGGCATCGTGCGGCAGATCATGGGCTGGCGCGACTACGTCTGGCACCTCTACTGGGCGTTCGAGGACGACTACACGTCGCAGAACCGGCTCGACGCGCACCGCGGCGTGCCGACCGCGCTGCAGGAGCTCGACGCGTCCGGCATCGAGGCCGCCTGCCTCTCCCACGTCGTCGACAAGGTCCGCACGCACGGCTGGGCGCACCACATCGAGCGGCTCATGATCCTCGGCAACCTCGCGCTCCAGCGGGGCTACGACCCGGCCGCCATGAACGACTGGTTCATCGACTCCTTCGTCGACGGCACGCCGTGGGTCATGCCCGCGAACGTCGTCGGCATGGCGCTGCACGCGGACGGCGGGCGCATGGCGACGAAGCCCTACGCGGGCGGCGGCGCCTACATCGACCGGATGTCGGACCACTGCGGCGGGTGCCCGTTCGACCCGAAGGTCCGCGTCGGCCCCACGGCGTGCCCGTACACGGCGGGCTACTGGTGGTTCCTCGACCGCAACCGGGAGCGGCTCCGTGGCAACGCGCGCATGGCCCAGCCGCTCGCCGGGCTCGGGCGGCTGAAGGACCTGCCGGAGCTCGTCGCCCAGGAGGACGCGCGGCGGTCGCTGTGA
- a CDS encoding nicotinate phosphoribosyltransferase, with protein sequence MTQATSLLTDRYELTMLDAALKAGTHDRECVFECFARRLPSGRRFGVVAGTGRLLELIRDFRFGDAELEYLRSERVVGEEALAWLANYRFRGRITGYREGEVYFPGSPLLTVEAPFADGVILETLVLSVLNYDSAVASAAARMVQVAGGRPLAEMGSRRTGERSAVAAARAAFIAGFSATSNLEAGRTWGVPTMGTAAHSFTLLHDTEEQAFRAQVDALGAGTTLLVDTYDVRQGVETAVRVAGPGLGAVRLDSGDLPVLVGEVRAQLDALGATGTRITVTNDLDEHGIAGLAASPVDSYGVGTSLVTGSGAPAAGMVFKLVAHRDPGGDGEWVSVAKRSTGKQSRGGLKGALRRHDAEEVATSELVTVGPHPAPLPGDRDLVVTLAEDGEPDARWLGRAGTAAARAHHAEVVRDLPAQAFRLRAGDPAIPTEESAAV encoded by the coding sequence GTGACCCAGGCGACCTCCCTCCTCACCGACCGATACGAGCTGACGATGCTCGACGCAGCGCTGAAGGCGGGGACCCACGACCGCGAGTGCGTCTTCGAGTGCTTCGCCCGCCGCCTCCCGAGCGGCCGCCGCTTCGGCGTCGTCGCGGGCACCGGACGCCTCCTCGAGCTGATCCGCGACTTCCGCTTCGGCGACGCCGAGCTCGAGTACCTGCGCTCCGAGCGCGTCGTCGGCGAGGAGGCCCTGGCCTGGCTCGCGAACTACCGGTTCCGCGGCCGCATCACGGGCTACCGCGAGGGCGAGGTCTACTTCCCGGGCTCCCCGCTCCTCACGGTCGAGGCGCCCTTCGCCGACGGGGTGATCCTCGAGACGCTCGTGCTCAGCGTCCTCAACTACGACTCCGCGGTCGCGAGCGCCGCAGCCCGCATGGTGCAGGTCGCCGGCGGACGCCCGCTCGCCGAGATGGGATCCCGCCGCACGGGCGAGCGCTCGGCCGTCGCCGCCGCCCGCGCCGCGTTCATCGCGGGCTTCAGCGCCACCTCGAACCTCGAGGCCGGCCGCACCTGGGGCGTCCCGACCATGGGCACCGCCGCCCACTCCTTCACCCTCCTGCACGACACCGAGGAGCAGGCGTTCCGGGCCCAGGTCGACGCTCTCGGCGCCGGCACCACCCTGCTCGTGGACACCTACGACGTGCGCCAGGGCGTGGAGACCGCGGTTCGCGTCGCCGGCCCCGGCCTCGGCGCCGTGCGGCTCGACTCGGGCGACCTGCCGGTGCTCGTCGGCGAGGTGCGCGCGCAGCTCGACGCGCTCGGCGCCACGGGCACGCGGATCACCGTCACCAACGACCTCGACGAGCACGGCATCGCGGGCCTCGCGGCCTCGCCGGTGGACTCCTACGGCGTCGGGACCTCGCTCGTCACCGGATCCGGCGCACCCGCGGCGGGCATGGTCTTCAAGCTCGTCGCCCACCGCGACCCCGGCGGGGACGGCGAGTGGGTGTCCGTCGCGAAGCGGTCGACGGGCAAGCAGAGCCGCGGCGGCCTCAAGGGCGCGCTCCGCCGCCATGACGCCGAGGAGGTCGCGACGAGCGAGCTCGTCACGGTCGGACCGCACCCGGCGCCGCTCCCCGGCGACCGCGACCTCGTCGTCACGCTGGCGGAGGACGGCGAGCCCGATGCGCGCTGGCTCGGCCGCGCGGGCACCGCCGCGGCTCGCGCCCATCACGCCGAGGTCGTGCGCGACCTGCCGGCGCAGGCGTTCCGGCTGCGCGCCGGCGACCCGGCGATCCCGACCGAGGAGAGCGCTGCCGTCTGA
- a CDS encoding DUF3039 domain-containing protein, translating to MVILSIEQAPGSPSQGGGTDTLDRELEELLEQETIEPGDHERCSHYVKKDKILESAISGKPVKALCGKKWLPGRDPEKFPVCPDCKRIYENMKPE from the coding sequence ATGGTCATCCTCAGCATCGAACAGGCCCCCGGCAGCCCGTCGCAGGGCGGCGGCACCGACACCCTCGACCGCGAGCTCGAGGAGCTCCTCGAGCAGGAGACGATCGAGCCCGGCGACCACGAGCGCTGCTCGCACTACGTGAAGAAGGACAAGATCCTCGAGTCCGCGATCAGCGGCAAGCCCGTGAAGGCGCTCTGCGGCAAGAAGTGGCTGCCCGGTCGCGACCCGGAGAAGTTCCCGGTCTGCCCCGACTGCAAGCGCATCTACGAGAACATGAAGCCCGAGTAG
- the murI gene encoding glutamate racemase, giving the protein MSDAPIGIFDSGVGGLTVARAVATLLPRESIIYIGDTAHTPYGDKPIADVRRYALAVLDDLVERGVKMLVIACNTASAAMLRDARERYDIPVVEVIQPAVRTAVSVTRNHRVGVIATHATVTSRAYDDAFAAAPHLELTSAEAPLFVGLVERGETSGPELMAAAEEYLAPLRAAGVDTLVLGCTHYPFLEGAISLLMGPDVTLVSSDTETAKDVYRELVSAGLERRSDAPPVIRYEATGGSASDFETLAHRMLGSGVTHVELVETGAIPLPRRPRPDAATPPDADGTPSTPDPS; this is encoded by the coding sequence ATGAGCGACGCGCCGATCGGGATCTTCGACTCCGGCGTCGGCGGCCTCACCGTGGCTCGTGCCGTCGCCACCCTCCTGCCGCGCGAGTCGATCATCTACATCGGCGACACGGCGCACACGCCCTACGGCGACAAGCCCATCGCGGACGTCCGCCGCTACGCGCTCGCGGTCCTCGACGACCTCGTCGAGCGCGGCGTGAAGATGCTCGTCATCGCCTGCAACACGGCGTCCGCGGCCATGCTCCGCGACGCCCGCGAGCGCTACGACATCCCCGTGGTCGAGGTGATCCAGCCGGCCGTGCGCACGGCCGTGAGCGTCACCCGCAACCACCGCGTCGGCGTCATCGCCACCCACGCCACCGTCACGAGCCGCGCCTACGACGACGCCTTCGCGGCGGCCCCGCACCTCGAGCTGACGAGCGCCGAGGCGCCGCTCTTCGTCGGCCTCGTGGAGCGCGGCGAGACCTCGGGTCCCGAGCTGATGGCGGCCGCGGAGGAGTACCTCGCACCGCTGCGCGCGGCCGGCGTCGACACGCTCGTCCTCGGCTGCACCCACTACCCGTTCCTCGAGGGCGCGATCTCGCTCCTCATGGGCCCCGACGTCACGCTGGTCTCGAGCGACACGGAGACCGCCAAGGACGTGTACCGGGAGCTGGTGTCCGCGGGCCTCGAGCGCCGCTCCGACGCGCCCCCCGTGATCCGGTACGAGGCCACCGGCGGCAGCGCGTCCGACTTCGAGACGCTCGCGCACCGCATGCTCGGCTCGGGCGTCACCCACGTCGAGCTGGTCGAGACCGGCGCCATCCCCCTTCCCCGCCGGCCGCGACCGGATGCGGCGACGCCTCCGGACGCGGACGGCACCCCATCCACCCCCGACCCGAGCTGA
- a CDS encoding ABC transporter permease: protein MVALVLRLRLALLANAFRRSPWQVLGLVAAGVYGILVTVLAVGALAGLRDADVSAARDVVVAGGALVVLGSLVVPLVLGTQDAMDPRRFAPYGIEPRRLALALGAAAVVSVPGAVLVVVALTTVITWARDPLTGLVSVIAACAAVVTCVLVARISTVLSSILLSTRRAREATGLAAGLVAVLLVPAVVALAQADLLDDGLRPARGVLGVLAWTPLGAAWSAPAAAVSGDAGGAAGMLLVAVASAALLALLWVRLVPWALTAPDRAGGGRTRTGLGRFGASPTGAVAARSVTYWIRDPRYRATLVLIPVLPLVLLIPLVIVDVDAHVLALVPLPVMALFLGWSVHNDTAHDHTAVWLHVVSGIRGVADRIGRLVPVLAIGVPLVAIGAPLSALGFGDPSVLPSVIGVSGGVLLAGVGLSSLFSARFPYPASRPGDSPFHAPQSVSAGGSTVPTLTFLATVLFALPSVWLGWMGLVHGGAYPAWSLVVGLGIGVVTLVAGVVGGGRVFERRGPELLAFAQRH from the coding sequence GTGGTTGCACTCGTTCTCCGACTGAGGCTCGCCCTCCTCGCCAACGCCTTCCGCCGCAGCCCCTGGCAGGTCCTCGGGCTCGTCGCGGCCGGCGTCTACGGGATCCTCGTCACGGTGCTCGCCGTCGGCGCGCTGGCGGGTCTCCGCGACGCCGACGTCTCCGCCGCGCGCGACGTCGTCGTCGCCGGTGGCGCGCTCGTCGTCCTCGGGTCGCTCGTCGTGCCGCTCGTGCTCGGGACCCAGGACGCCATGGACCCGCGCCGGTTCGCGCCCTACGGCATCGAGCCCCGCCGCCTCGCCCTGGCGCTCGGCGCCGCCGCCGTCGTCAGCGTGCCGGGCGCGGTCCTCGTCGTCGTGGCGCTGACGACCGTGATCACGTGGGCACGCGACCCGCTCACCGGCCTCGTCTCCGTGATCGCGGCCTGCGCCGCCGTCGTGACGTGCGTGCTGGTCGCCCGCATCAGCACCGTCCTGTCCTCCATCCTGCTCAGCACGCGCCGGGCGCGCGAGGCGACCGGTCTCGCGGCCGGACTCGTGGCCGTGCTGCTCGTCCCCGCGGTCGTCGCCCTCGCCCAGGCCGACCTCCTCGACGACGGGCTGCGTCCCGCGCGCGGCGTGCTCGGCGTCCTCGCCTGGACCCCGCTCGGCGCGGCCTGGTCGGCTCCGGCGGCGGCCGTCTCGGGCGACGCCGGGGGAGCGGCGGGGATGCTGCTGGTGGCCGTGGCCTCGGCGGCGCTGCTCGCGCTCCTCTGGGTCCGCCTCGTGCCATGGGCGCTCACCGCGCCCGACCGCGCCGGTGGCGGGCGCACCCGGACCGGCCTCGGCCGCTTCGGCGCCTCGCCCACGGGCGCGGTGGCCGCGCGGAGCGTCACCTACTGGATCCGCGACCCCCGCTACCGCGCCACGCTGGTCCTGATCCCGGTGCTCCCGCTCGTGCTCCTCATCCCGCTCGTCATCGTCGACGTCGACGCGCACGTGCTGGCCCTGGTGCCGCTGCCGGTCATGGCGCTCTTCCTCGGGTGGAGCGTGCACAACGACACCGCGCACGACCACACCGCGGTGTGGCTGCACGTCGTCTCGGGGATCCGCGGCGTCGCGGACAGGATCGGTCGCCTCGTGCCCGTGCTCGCGATCGGCGTCCCGCTCGTCGCCATCGGCGCGCCGCTCAGCGCGCTCGGCTTCGGGGACCCGTCCGTCCTCCCCTCCGTCATCGGGGTGAGCGGCGGGGTCCTGCTGGCGGGGGTCGGCCTGTCGTCGCTCTTCTCGGCGCGGTTCCCGTATCCCGCCTCGCGTCCCGGGGACAGCCCCTTCCACGCGCCGCAGAGCGTGAGCGCCGGCGGATCCACCGTGCCCACGCTCACGTTCCTCGCCACGGTCCTCTTCGCGCTGCCGTCCGTCTGGCTCGGGTGGATGGGGCTCGTCCACGGCGGCGCGTACCCGGCGTGGTCGCTCGTCGTGGGGCTCGGGATCGGCGTCGTGACGCTCGTCGCCGGCGTGGTCGGCGGCGGTCGCGTGTTCGAGCGGCGCGGCCCCGAGCTGCTGGCCTTCGCGCAGCGCCACTGA